A single window of Granulicella mallensis MP5ACTX8 DNA harbors:
- the dnaN gene encoding DNA polymerase III subunit beta: MSTATITPDVAAPTGNLEITVSRAELLRELTAAQSVVERKTTIPILSNFLFEASDEKLTITATDLDQSLKTSCVAKVKKAGACTIPARKLFDYIKLLPEGDISIKLMDNHWVQIRAGRSNTKMVGMARANFPQVPEFPEVGVFKINAASLKNMIAKTIFAISNEESRYTLNGALLVLKAESMAMVATDGHRLAHIEKLGEALEGISGEKKTLIPRKALAELSGLLGASETDFVEFADDEQSLFFRIGGRVLTSRKLTGQFPNYEAVLPRDNTKFVIVRSEDLMSSIQRVAQFADERSGAIKIRLEQNELKLSAQSTDAGESEDIIETPYNYDPLVVGFNSSYLVDFLRATGVTGEVRLEFKDAQSAGQMRPEDGNEDVKYRYILMPMRI; this comes from the coding sequence GTGTCCACCGCCACCATCACGCCTGACGTCGCAGCGCCTACCGGCAATCTTGAGATCACCGTCTCGCGCGCGGAGTTGCTGCGCGAGCTTACTGCCGCGCAATCCGTCGTCGAGCGCAAGACGACGATCCCCATCCTCTCGAACTTCCTGTTCGAAGCCTCCGACGAAAAGCTCACGATCACCGCGACCGATCTCGACCAGTCGCTGAAGACGAGCTGCGTGGCGAAGGTGAAGAAGGCCGGCGCCTGCACGATCCCTGCCCGCAAGCTGTTCGATTACATCAAGCTGCTGCCCGAGGGCGACATCTCGATCAAGCTCATGGACAACCACTGGGTGCAGATCCGCGCAGGCCGCTCGAACACCAAGATGGTCGGCATGGCACGCGCGAACTTCCCCCAGGTGCCCGAGTTCCCCGAGGTCGGCGTGTTCAAGATCAACGCCGCCAGCCTGAAGAACATGATCGCGAAGACTATCTTTGCGATCTCGAACGAAGAGTCGCGCTACACGCTGAACGGTGCACTGCTGGTGCTGAAGGCCGAGTCGATGGCGATGGTAGCGACCGACGGTCATCGCCTGGCGCACATTGAGAAGCTTGGCGAGGCCCTGGAAGGCATCTCGGGCGAGAAGAAGACCCTCATCCCCCGCAAGGCTCTGGCGGAGCTCTCCGGGCTTCTGGGAGCGTCGGAGACGGACTTCGTGGAGTTCGCCGATGATGAGCAGTCGCTGTTCTTCCGCATTGGTGGACGCGTCCTGACCAGCCGCAAGCTGACCGGGCAGTTCCCCAACTACGAGGCCGTGCTGCCGCGCGACAACACGAAGTTCGTCATCGTGCGCTCGGAAGACCTGATGTCGTCGATTCAGCGCGTCGCCCAGTTTGCGGACGAGCGTTCGGGCGCGATCAAGATTCGCCTGGAGCAGAACGAGCTGAAGCTCTCGGCGCAGTCGACGGATGCGGGCGAGTCGGAAGACATCATCGAGACGCCGTACAACTACGATCCTCTTGTGGTCGGCTTCAACAGCTCGTACCTGGTGGACTTCCTGCGCGCGACCGGCGTGACCGGCGAAGTGCGGCTGGAGTTCAAGGATGCGCAGTCAGCCGGGCAGATGCGGCCGGAAGATGGCAACGAGGATGTGAAGTACCGCTACATCCTGATGCCGATGCGGATCTGA
- a CDS encoding ABC transporter ATP-binding protein translates to MAQATTLLTAERVSKTFPLSAGGEQTVLETVSLNVAPSEVVALLGRSGSGKSTLLRILAGLIEPSTGTVTRHGVLLRGPNPDVAMVFQSFALLPWLTVQENAELGLTARGVSKETAEKEAMHALQMVGLEGFEGAYPKELSGGMRQRVGFARAFVMKPDVLMMDEPFSALDVLTAENLRGEISDLWEKGSFPSKSILLVTHNIEEAILLADRIVILGTNPGRIRGEVRVDIPRPRDKNGPRFRALVDHVYTVMTNPEAAVEEIPAATAKPTKRFPMLPHARSGGISGLLEIIHDRGGREDLPQLANDLRLEIDDLLPAVDASALLGFASVAEGDVILTDTGKEFATAGVHRSHEIFKEQLLSRVPLTATVLRVLEEKRDGRIGKEFLLDILDEHFSDEEAEKQFQTLIDWGRYAHLFEYDADEERLYLAEPEEDIAERDSPTAV, encoded by the coding sequence ATGGCACAAGCCACAACCCTGTTGACGGCCGAACGGGTCTCGAAGACATTCCCTCTCTCTGCGGGAGGCGAGCAGACAGTTCTTGAGACCGTCTCGCTCAACGTTGCCCCCAGTGAAGTCGTAGCGCTCCTGGGGCGCAGCGGCTCCGGCAAGAGCACGTTGCTGCGTATCCTGGCGGGGCTCATTGAACCGAGCACTGGTACCGTGACGCGTCACGGCGTTCTCCTGCGGGGACCGAACCCGGACGTCGCAATGGTCTTTCAGAGCTTCGCACTGCTCCCCTGGCTGACCGTCCAGGAAAATGCCGAGCTTGGGTTGACTGCCCGGGGAGTCTCCAAAGAGACCGCGGAGAAGGAAGCCATGCACGCCCTGCAGATGGTCGGTCTAGAAGGGTTTGAAGGCGCGTATCCGAAGGAGCTTTCGGGTGGAATGCGCCAGCGTGTGGGTTTCGCCCGGGCGTTCGTCATGAAGCCGGATGTGCTGATGATGGATGAACCCTTCAGCGCCCTCGACGTCCTCACCGCGGAGAACCTTCGCGGTGAAATCAGCGATCTATGGGAGAAGGGCTCGTTCCCCTCCAAGAGCATTCTGCTGGTCACGCACAACATCGAGGAGGCCATCCTCCTCGCCGATCGAATCGTGATCCTCGGCACAAATCCGGGGCGTATTCGCGGAGAAGTCCGAGTCGACATTCCACGCCCCAGAGATAAGAACGGACCTCGCTTTCGCGCGTTGGTGGATCACGTGTATACGGTGATGACGAACCCCGAAGCCGCGGTAGAAGAGATTCCCGCCGCAACCGCGAAGCCAACGAAGCGATTCCCGATGCTGCCGCATGCACGTTCGGGAGGCATCAGCGGTTTGCTGGAGATCATCCATGATCGCGGTGGACGCGAGGACCTGCCGCAACTCGCAAATGATCTGCGCTTGGAGATCGACGACCTGTTGCCGGCCGTCGATGCGTCGGCTCTCCTCGGCTTTGCCAGCGTTGCGGAAGGCGATGTGATCCTCACGGACACAGGGAAAGAGTTCGCTACCGCCGGCGTTCACCGCAGCCATGAGATCTTCAAGGAACAGCTTCTTAGCCGAGTCCCTCTCACCGCAACCGTCCTGCGAGTGCTGGAAGAAAAGCGCGATGGGCGTATCGGCAAAGAGTTTCTGTTGGACATCCTGGATGAACACTTCTCGGATGAAGAAGCGGAGAAGCAGTTTCAAACGCTCATCGACTGGGGCCGCTACGCGCACCTCTTCGAATACGACGCGGATGAAGAACGCCTGTATCTCGCGGAGCCCGAAGAAGACATCGCCGAACGGGATTCTCCAACCGCTGTATAG